The Branchiostoma floridae strain S238N-H82 chromosome 8, Bfl_VNyyK, whole genome shotgun sequence genome has a segment encoding these proteins:
- the LOC118421506 gene encoding transcriptional adapter 1-like — protein MAALVDLNVARKHLSDALGENIKQYWANMKLWYKQKISKEEFDLEARRLLTQDNVHFHNEFLLAILAKCQAMQTSPAQQKAGKFTPQQKAIVNKEAAAMVGTLPPGKLKKTKVKKKIKTPKGNFEHRFVPASPFMDLPETTIKSNHQESELVGFCARQMTLPDLGMLTGRLMVTAWECGLEQTQDEAVHLVLFATEHCLKDILSAILTRRRAYRTRDGSFRYGMGSTSAQSCLRNAARLPSSSESATTVSISGGHIPGMRSTWEEGEQEAAMLAACHSTEEPPSLPPISLQDVVRGLEVNRSAVPSHSVYIFAMERALSRMWHPSHEELEQDDIHKREEEHRIEQQQRYLRI, from the exons atggcggcgctggTGGACCTGAACGTCGCTCGCAAACATCTCAGCGATGCTCTGGGCGAAAATATCAAGCA GTACTGGGCCAACATGAAACTGTGGTACAAACAGAAGATCAGTAAAGAGGAGTTTGACTTGGAGGCCAGGAGACTGCTGACTCAGGACAATG TTCACTTCCACAATGAGTTCCTGTTGGCCATCCTGGCCAAGTGTCAGGCCATGCAGACCAGTCCAGCTCAGCAGAAGGCCGGCAAGTTCACCCCGCAGCAGAAGGCCA ttgtcAACAAGGAAGCCGCAGCAATGGTGGGAACCCTTCCTCCGGGGAAactcaagaaaacaaaagtcaaaaagaaaataaagactCCAAAGGGCAATTTTGAG CATCGGTTTGTCCCCGCCAGTCCCTTCATGGACCTCCCAGAGACCACCATCAAGTCTAACCACCAGGAGAGCGAGCTGGTGGGGTTCTGTGCCAGACAGATGACCCTGCCTGACCTGGGCATGCTGACCGGCAGGCTGATGGTGACCGCCTGGGAGTGTGGGTTAGAACAGACCCAGGACGAGGCCGTACACCTGGTCTTGTTCGCTACAGAG CATTGCCTGAAGGACATCCTCAGTGCCATACTGACCAGAAGAAGAGCGTACAGAACGAGAGACGGCAGCTTTAGATacgggatgggctccacctccgCACAGTCATGCCTCAGGAACGCAGCACGACTTCCCAGCTCGTCAGAAAG TGCAACAACAGTGTCCATCAGTGGTGGCCACATCCCCGGGATGAGGTCCACATGGGAGGAGGGGGAGCAGGAGGCGGCCATGTTGGCGGCGTGCCACAGTACGGAGGAACCGCCCTCGTTACCGCCCATCTCGCTTCAGGACGTGGTGAGGGGACTAGAG GTGAACAGATCAGCAGTACCATCCCACTCAGTGTACATATTCGCCATGGAGCGGGCGCTGTCCCGTATGTGGCACCCCTCGCACGAGGAGCTCGAACAAGACGACATCCACAAGAGGGAGGAAGAGCACagaatagaacagcagcagagGTATCTCAGAATATGA